TGTCAATTGGATAGGGGATACATTAGAGCGTGCTAAGGATTTAAACTTCAGCAACATTGACAAACTCTCAATATCAAATGTTCCAGATGGATCAAAAGGGTGAGTAGTAGTTGTTTTTACTCGGTTCTTTTCGAATGCTATACTCTGGTTTTCATATGGAATTCATCAGTTGCAAACATGGAAAATGTTGGTGTCTCCGTTTAATTTATGCCAAATACTAGACCTTGCCGTTAACACTGGTGCATGTGTTGTATTCAAAGCAGACTATGAGACAgatttctattatttcaatatcTGTGTTATATGCAGCACTGAAGAAGTGGGTTTCAAGCTATACTATATACCGAGTTATTGTATACACATTTTGGTTTCGTGTACCTGTTCTCAAAGTCCTTATGCAATAACTTACATTTTTGGGTTCCATGGTTGAAATCTCTGGTGCTGTTATTCTAATATTAATAAAAGGGCGAAGTAAAGTTTATTAACTGCAAGGCACTCTCATTTGAAAGGTTTGTGCATGAGGAGGCACTATTAGAGATGAAAATCTAGCTTTAGGCCCTGATCAAAACAATATAGTACATTGTCTCTTCTGCTTATAAGCTTTTAAATGAACTTGGGCattatatcataaaattttcaattttcaattttcatttcTCAGTTAGGAGAAAGTCTCAACTTATTCTTTTCAGGTTTTGGGCACATATCGTTATGTCATATGTATTCTCGTTCTGGACATTTTATGTGCTATATTCAGAATACAAAGTGTTAGCTACCATGAGGGCGGAATATCTAGCATCAGAAACTCGTCGTCCTGACCAATTCACAGTGAGTTTTTCTCCGAGGGCTTATTAATTACAGTATTGTTGTTATGCAGATATTCATATgcttctttattttataatataaaatgctGCTCATCTGTTTACAACTGTTGATTATCTTAGACAGGTCGATTTGTTGAATGCTTGAGAATTTTTTGTTAGAAGgggaaaataaatattaaacacaTCCATATCTAGATACTGTCACAATATCTAACGTAAACATTGAAGGGGATTACTTGTCATATTTCAGAAGGTTGTAATTAAAATTTCCAATCATTAAAGGGTATTTGTTTCTCATTTAAGGGCGGCTTAAGATGTTTTTCACTTCTATGAAGAATTTCAGGGATCTCCATCTCTGACTAGACTGGTTATGCACTTATTTGTAATATCTAAAATCAGATGTCAGACTTAATTTAATCTCATAACATAGCATACAATTAGAGTGGAGAAGCTTTGCTTTATATTAAAGGTACTCCAATATTTTTTGTCCATTAATATTAATCATCATTCATAAGTATAGTTTACATAATTCATATGTGGGCTTACACATATAAATGATGATTTGTGTATTGAAAAGCAATAGACAAAAATGTAATAGATCAGATCTcaacaatatattaatttagtataAATAATTTTTTGGTCTTAGGCCATCTTGTATCTAATAGTGACATTGGGTTTTAACTAAATCTGGAGGGGAGCCAGGTCAGATTTCTAAACAAAGGGCAAAGCTCTCTCAACATTGTTTTCTTCTTTTACAAGACTCAAATTTAGAGCATTAAGTTCCTTATTAGTTGACCCAACAAGCTTTGGTCTACAATTTAGTATGTTAACACATGATTACATACATATATCTTAAATGATGTGAAATATGATCGTATACTGATAAAAAAAATATGTGATCGTATACTTTCCTATTTATCAGGCTATGACTTATGAAATGCTTTATAGATGGTTTTGCATCATCATTGCTAATAATTTTAGCACTCATATTTGGGGTTTCCCCCTTTTCTCATTCCCAGTTACGGTGTTGCTGGACTTTTTTTCTATGTAACCACGTATTATTGCTGCCTTATTGAATCATAAACAAATTTTTGGTACACTGACCCTTGGACTACATGACGGGATGTAGCCGTCCCATTCCAAAAACCACACCTCTGTTTAAAACCATGAGAGCCCCGAGTGACATATATGTAAGTCCTAAAATATAGACAGTGGTGTCTGCTTGAGGACCTTTCTGTCATTCTACTTAAAGTTGAAGGAACCAAAGGGCATTGCTGTTTGTGGCAGATAGACGGTAGTTACGGAAAATACCTATCACAATCAACATACATGCGCATGCCTGCTAGAGCAGTTTTATCTCATCCTTCTTTAGTACTTATCTTCCATTTTGCCTTTTTCTGTTTACATTTAAAATGTTTTGCAGGTTCTTGTAAGAAATATTCCTCCTGATCCGGATGAATCAGTTAGTGAGCACGTCCAACATTTTTTTTGTGTAAATCATCCTGATCATTATCTTACTCATCAGGTGTGTTTTCCTTTGACAAGTTTTCACCTATGATAATTTGATTGTTAAATAACTTCTAAGTAGCACTACTGCagggaataagaaaaataggtgtTCTAACAGAAAATTCTATGTTACAGTTTTTGGATTCAAGTATTATGTTTCTATTTGCCAGTGATATAAATTTCTATAGCATTAATTGCTTTACTCTGTAACTTTGATAGATTGTATATAATGCAAATAAGCTAGCGTCATTGGTTTCAAAGAAGCGCGACTTGCAAAATTGGTATATTTACTACCAAAATAAGTTCGAGAGAACTTCAAAGAGGCCGCTCACAAAGGTAATATCTTTTTATGACAAACTAAATTTTGCTCGATTTCCTTTCTTGGTGGAATAGTTTGTTTAATGTTACAGCAATTGCCActtagtattccatgttaatttcAGCTGTTTGGTTCATTCTCCAAATTTCTTGTTATTATAGACAGGTTTCATGGGTCTCTGGGGCACTAAAGTTGATGCAATCGATCATTATACTTCTCAGATTCAGAAGCTGAATGAAGAAGTAAGTAACATGGTGACTGTACTAGgattttttagaaaaatatctTTGTTATGCAAAAACTATCATATGATGAGGAAATAATTATATGATTAGAATTTCCAATTAAgagtttataaatatataatatattaatggtCTATATTACCCGcattccctctttttttttttttttttttttgagaaacgCATTCTCATTTTTTTTGGTATCTATCTATGATTTTCAACACATATCTAGATTTTGGTATGGGGTATAGTACCGTAAGAAATCTCCTAATacataaaagaaaaatttagacATATCCGTGCTGGACACATTCTATATTCGAGACTTACATGGATATTGGCTATAGCTACATTGTTTCTCTTGGTTAAGCATCACCTCCCCAACATCCTTCCAGGCACATATACATTCTATTTTCTATCTTTTTATTCTACTAAGGTAAGAATATCTAAGTATGATCGAAACAACATTAAGATGATATACGGTTTACCTTCCAGACAACATAAAGTTATCTCCCTCGTCTTGTTTCTTCCCTTAGTAtttggttttctttttctttttcctgttgtcaatatgtaatttaattacTCATGAGAAAACTGAAATTCCTTCATTCTAATTTAGGAAGCCGTAGAAAGAGAAAGAGTCAAGAAAGATCCGGATGCTATAGTTCCAGCGGCATTTGTTTCATTCAAATCGCGATGGGCGGCAGCAGTCTGTGCTCAAACACAGCTCTGCCGTAATCCTACACTTTGGTTGACGGAATGGGCCCCCGAGCCTCGTGATGTTTATTGGGATAACTTCGCTATACCATATTTTGAACTCACCATTCGAAGGTTGATAATAGCCGTTGCtctattttttctaattttcttcTTCATGATCCCTATAGCTTTTGTTCAATCTCTAGCCAATATTGAGGGGATTCAGAAGGTTTTCCCCTTCTTGAAGCCATTAATACAAATGTAAGTTTCTTGTCGCTGTTTTCTTTCTATTAACTAAGCACCTCCTCATGTCTCTCTTGATATTTTCTCATAGTCATTAAATATGATACTCTGAATTTTCATTTTGCTTGAAGTACCTGTATCTGACATACATTTGGATATGAGTATGGAGATACAACCCTCCAAATAaatgagaaaacttagaaattttgaACATATCCGGTGAAGAAAAGGTTTAAAAGACAACTATTTAGTTTTCAGTTATGCTACTTCGACTCTTATTTTCCGTGCTAACACATTTAAATATGGGTACAAGGTACGATCCTCCAAATTTTATAGGAAAACTTTGAAAAACTTAATTGTACACACTCAAATGTGACACTCAAGTCCGAGTAACTAGGTTTCCCTTCCCTGCTTGCAACTAATACTATGATGTTTTGAGACTTGTAGCGGCTAAAACTTTCCAACTGCTTTAAAACTTTGTTTCAGAGAGTCAGTCAAATCCGTTATCCAAGGCTTTCTCCCTGGGATTGTACTGAAGATATTTCTTGCTGTACTTCCCCAAATCCTTATGACAATGTCTAAAATAGAAGGATATCCATCCATCTCAGCTTTGGATAGAAAATCAGCTGCGAAATATCACATGTTCATTCTTGTCAATATATTTCTTGGAAGCATTATAACTGGCTCAGCACTTCAGCAGCTTAAAACTTTCATCGATCTGCCTCCAACAGAGTATGTACTTTTGCTTTTCCCCAGAAAAATGGATGggtttaaatatttttacttaatgATATTCACATGCAACTTGAGTACTGAAATAAATTTATGGTGGACAACCATGGTTGTTACATGAAGAAATTAAGTTAGATCAGCAATTATTGGTAGCTTATTGCACGGAATTCATACATATCGCACAGATATACAACCATAATGGTTCTAAATTGATGCTGGAGATGAACTGATGAATTTCTTCATTTTTTCATCCTTTGGTTCCTTATGTTTTCTTTTCAATTGCAACATTCTACCTTTTTCTATATCCTCCATTAATGTGTTTATGATTTACTATTCTGCTGATGAGCTCGTATACCATTATGTCCGCCTAAATTGCTCGaacttttcatttttcttgaagtttACACACCACTTGTATTTGATGCATATCCAAGCCCAAGTAATAAAGATGTCCGCACGCAAGAAACATAGCTATCTTTCTGAATACTATTTACATTATATCATAGTATTTTATCTTAACGTATCTGATAATATGGACGTGTGATCAAATTACTTTGCTACTTTGTGCAGGATTCCAAAAACCATTGGGGTATATATCCCAATGAAAGCTAATTTTTTCATTACTTATATAATGGTGGATGGATGGGCAGGGGTTGCTGCAGAAATCCTGAGATTAGTACCATTGGTGTTGTTCCACTTGAAAAATACATTTTTGGTTAAAACAGAACAAGATAGATATGAAGCAATGGAGCCTGGTTCCATTGACTTTCCAGTAGGTGAACCAAGGATCCAATTATACATCTTGCTGGGACTTGTTTATGCTCCCATCAccccttttcttcttcctttcatcATCATTTTCCTTGCTTTTGCCTATGTGGTATTTCGTAACCAGGTACACTACTAGCCAAACCAAATATCACATTGTCCTCCTTGCATGGTTTATATTGTATGGAGCGTGATATATTCCTTGTTAACCGGATTAAGTGTTGGATATGGATGATGTATCAATCCTAAGTTTTGCTCTTAGTGTAAATCTACTTTTATGTCCAGATATGGGTCGGAATCCGACAAATTCGATTATTTCTTGTTTTTACTTGAGCGAAATGTTGTTGTTTGTTTGTGCAAGGTTATCAACGTGTATGATCCAAAGTACGAGAGTGCAGCAGCATTTTGGCCAGACGTGCATAAGAGAGTGGTGATAGGTTTATTCATATCTCAACTTCTTCTACTGGGATTGTTGAGCACAAAGAAGATCGGGCGTAACTATTTTGCATTGCTTCCCCTTCCCGTTCTGACGATCTGGTTTTTCATGTACTGCAAGGGCCGCTTTGAATCTGCTTTTGTTAGATTCCCTTTACAGGTACCTAACTATCATCTAATCTTTTATTATATCATACTTTTAGTTTGCCATGACCGTGAGCTTAGAGGCACCTCTTGATGGTTGAAAAGGCAAAATCATGAGTGCTAAGATATAGAGGTCATGTGAGCAAATATCCTAGAGGTTATAGATTAATTATGGACACCGACCATGTATAAAGCTCTTCGTATCATGGTTTCGCAGCATGCAGTGTCATATTTGCCCACATGATATTTATATTCTAGAGGCTGCAAAGTTGTTTAATGGTCATAGTTTCGCTTATTCAGGTATCGAGAGAAGCTCTCTATAAAACCAAACATGATAACATTGTCAGCCCAATGCTGCTATACTTTTTATACAAAATGCTTGCAGgacttatgatatttgtttgaaaACACACGCACACACATATACAGGAAGCAATGGTAAAAGATACATTAGAAAAGGCAACGGAGCCACAGTTCAACTTAAAAGCATACCTAAAAGACGCATATATGCATCCTGTATTCAAAAGCAGCGACGTGGAGAAATCAGATTTCACATTTGAAGAAGAGAAGAGCCCACTGGTTGCCACAACCAGGGTAGCCACCAAACTTTCTCCCGATGTGAATTCTTCCTCCTCCGTTCAATCGGATGCTTAATTTGTTTTTCTACTTTCTAACCCGAATACCATCCCTAATTCGCTTCCCCATTTTCAACTTCACATCATATATGTGTATTTATccttgtatatatgtatatgatataACTTTAGCTTCTCAACACTTGATTTATTGGCCTCTCAAGGGGGACaaaaaaatagaaaacaaaaGGGGAGTGGCAGTTTGCTTAATTGATATATTGTCAGTCACATTTAAATTTAGGGTTTCTTATGTCTTTCTTCTTATTCCTTTTATTCATATAtacttgtacatatatatatgacgGGTCACATATTAAAGCCCATAAGGAATATACACAAAACGTTTCATAGAgattaattgattaaattaggTTTATTTAACCTCACTTGAACTAACTCGATTTGTGAAACATATGGAGAAACTCATCTATTTGAAGTCTTAGTAGCCAGGGGTGAAGCTAGAACAATTTTATAGGGGtgctggatgaaattttaattttttatagtttatatctttataatttgtaaaggattaaattgaatttttataattttagggggtcaaagtgcaattttatctttattaatttaaaatttttaaaaaattttaagggactaaatagtaattttatattttaagggGGCAGGGCCCATGCCAACCCCCTGGCTTCGCCCCTGTTAGTAGCTCAATGAAACACTTCAATAAAACTGGATAAGATTGTATAGTATTAAATTCCTTAAGACTCATATTATAGATAGACTATGATATCGACTATCGatgtaatttaaattatattgttGGATTTGGGGACTCAATTATAGATAGAACTCTTTTTTCATTTGCAATTACTCAATTGTATTTCTTCGTTTGTGAGTTTGCTTCTGCTTTATTTCAGTGTCttagagaatttttttttaaaatttttgcattTTCGAGAGATAGGCTGATTTAGGTGAATTTAAAGCAAATTAATCATCTAAGGTTGTGCGTGATTTGTCAGACTTAAATTTTGGTCTTGTACATATACATGAAAATCAATTATTTTCAAAAACCTAACTTAACGTCAAAATGATTTGATGTTTTGAATCATTCGTTTTATTGGTTAGATTCGATTATACTTGAGTTTGGACATTGAAAATGATTTATTGGAAAGAACAATCTCCAATAATTTTTATGAATCATAAAACTAAGATTGTTTGAATTGGATTGGACTGGCCAGTTAGACCAGAAATTAGCGGTGGTATCGGTCCAAAGATGTGCATTGAACCAGTTGATCTGAGAACTGGTATGAATTGGTTGAACAGAACAAAAAAGCAATTGAAGgattgttaatattttatttttatgaattttttagtGATTTATTTAATCGAATCAAATAGATTGTGTAACAGTCCGTTTTTCAATGGAGtcggaaatagtggttttgggaccacaactcCAACATGTCGGTTCGTAAatattaagtaattaatatttacaaggttaTTAGTCTAgtattaaattttagttaagaaattatatcgtttagatagttaattaagtaaaaaagactaaatcataaaagtggAAGAAATTGGTCtccattagttaaagttattaaatagTTGTAGAAAACTAAGTTGAAGGATTAGAATGGAAATTAAACCATCATTATCCTTAGTGGACTGTATTGGACTTGAGGTTGTGAATTTTAGATGACAATTTAAATGGAAAATtggtaattaattaattaagtaaattataaattaaaacatgtaaaaatTTCTACCATCTTCTTCCTTGCAATTTTCAACCGAAACCCTAGATGAACTAGAGCacacattcggccaagcttggtTTCATAATAGATCAAGAACGAGCTGAAGgtcgtggaaaagaaaaggttgtggAATAGTCCCCGTATTATCGTTAGTGTTGCAGTTTAGTCCGGTAAGTTTTTTCAGTTTAATACTAATGTATTTACACGCATGATtgatgaattaaattttttttatttgaacaTTATAATAATGTTATGTATATGAGAATTGAAGTAATGGATTGTTATAGCATTGATCATTAATGAAATGTTCTGAGCCGGATGAACTTAGAATAGAgtacgattggcatgccaataagtTATTTGAACGCAGTACGAGATTGATCTGAGTAGTGGAGATTATTTCTGTATTTTCCCTATTCACTAGATAAATTGAGGTCCTGCATTAGTTGCAGACTATCATGTTATATTACAATGTtatatggtgtgttggttggttttgtaacgacctaattttcagtggtgtcggaaatggtgatttgagattactaaattcgacaaataagattgaacaagatagtaatttaatatttatgagtcaagtaagaatttagaagaatttgtgaaatggtgaaattagtgaattaaaagaatttattaggtcaaacgggtcaaaaatgaggtatcgagacctcaaagttgaaaatcgagctataaatatttttataaatatttatggagtgtcattgagttagtattaaagtttcgttagaaaattttaacgcttggatggctaattaattgaaaaggattaaattgaaaatagcacaaaatttgttaaattgtgagtaaatagcttaagtatttaaaagatggatttaaagagaaattagacccaaaggttaatggctggacggtttgggtatgaaataagcaagaaaacaatgtgaacaagggcaaaattggaaatagataaaagttaatagttaaataatgatgtaattgaaaaatctagacattttcttcataatttctcagccaaaacgccatagaaggtctggagaaagctggttttcatatttttacatcatgtgagtctaattcttgctttttcttgataattttatgtttttatgacttttacaattaggtccacttgtagaattcattagtttttgattttatgggtgaaattggaagttaccctggatggataagggaattttatgatgaattattatgaaatttaagttctaatttcatattaaggtggttttattaagtgattttgataggaaatgatatttaggacctaattgtgaaaaagttgtgaattgaaggtttctgttgaaattaagaatataaaaggttttgaaatagtttataatgataaaataaagttttaattgagaaaaattagttcaattgatgggtgaattgagtagggactaaattgtgaaaactgtaaattttggggtaaaagtgtaatttcgaaatttgaacagcataaattgtgaagtgaaatagaaatcaaataactgctaatgagtagaaatattttatattatagatcaagaatccaaagaagaacgaggaaaagaaaaagttgcggaatagtcccaaaatttcaatatcttttacaaattagccgggtaagttcatatggttgaatttagatgtttatttgtgaatgattgaagtttataatgtgttattatatacgaatttgttgtgggattgtgtagattttgttaatgaaagaataaatgtggaaatgcaaattaggaaaaacgcaggattgagtaacgttagtatcgtgacgtgtgatgaattgattggataagaccatggttgttccatggcaaagtgtgaaatgtaggtatggtattatccatcttgaaatgtgaaatgtaggtatggtattatccatactgaaatgtgaaatgtaggtatggtattatcaaatccatacttgagttaagaaatgtaggtatggcatttcccataccgagttgaaaatgtaggtatggtatttcaatgaggaaaaccatactgagttgtgaatcgtggcattgagcaacgacgtactcaatttcgtaagccgtttcctaatttgattataagaaataaagagaagtgatccaaatgaaagagattgagtagttattcttgttgagctcaactatgtgaattattataacaatggttgtgaatcgcaggaaactttagtaaatgttttggtattgtttggaaatattatgtttggtaagcattacttttaacttatgaacttactaagcttcaataagcttacttgtgtgtgtttaatatttttatgtagattgacttgaagtgaagtgggtagatcggatcaacacaatatccagatcaattccggtagcttttgttttatgtttgaagatttatatggcatgtatagagtttgaatgaattgaagtaaagatgttataaactagttaacaatatttgtactaaaatagttttcgtaagtagcagtagtttgactttgaaaatcactaaaaatagtagaaatggaattaaataatgaataaattatggaatcaaatctcgatgagtctattttcatatggaagaagcaaaacaggtatatgagctatattttatgagatgtttaaatttttgtgaaacagggccagagcaatttctggatcccctgttctgactttgaaattcaccataaattttacaaatataattagaagtcatactttatatgtacagattccttattgagtctagttttattagagacaaacggcatagtcattgaagctctgtacagagagatatctgattcgtaatacacaaaggtcagagtagtcaaaccctgaaacagggagattttaaataataaactgtactaattggcttgaccaaaattctagaaaaa
Above is a genomic segment from Gossypium arboreum isolate Shixiya-1 chromosome 8, ASM2569848v2, whole genome shotgun sequence containing:
- the LOC108469178 gene encoding CSC1-like protein At4g02900, which gives rise to MASLRDIVTSASINLLSAFGFLMAFAILRIQPFNDRVYFPRWYKKGTRSSPTRSGAYASKFVNLDCRTYLNFLNWMPAALRMPEPELIDHAGLDSVAYIRIYLLGLKIFVPLAVLSFMVLVPVNWIGDTLERAKDLNFSNIDKLSISNVPDGSKGFWAHIVMSYVFSFWTFYVLYSEYKVLATMRAEYLASETRRPDQFTVLVRNIPPDPDESVSEHVQHFFCVNHPDHYLTHQIVYNANKLASLVSKKRDLQNWYIYYQNKFERTSKRPLTKTGFMGLWGTKVDAIDHYTSQIQKLNEEEAVERERVKKDPDAIVPAAFVSFKSRWAAAVCAQTQLCRNPTLWLTEWAPEPRDVYWDNFAIPYFELTIRRLIIAVALFFLIFFFMIPIAFVQSLANIEGIQKVFPFLKPLIQIESVKSVIQGFLPGIVLKIFLAVLPQILMTMSKIEGYPSISALDRKSAAKYHMFILVNIFLGSIITGSALQQLKTFIDLPPTEIPKTIGVYIPMKANFFITYIMVDGWAGVAAEILRLVPLVLFHLKNTFLVKTEQDRYEAMEPGSIDFPVGEPRIQLYILLGLVYAPITPFLLPFIIIFLAFAYVVFRNQVINVYDPKYESAAAFWPDVHKRVVIGLFISQLLLLGLLSTKKIGRNYFALLPLPVLTIWFFMYCKGRFESAFVRFPLQEAMVKDTLEKATEPQFNLKAYLKDAYMHPVFKSSDVEKSDFTFEEEKSPLVATTRVATKLSPDVNSSSSVQSDA